A genomic stretch from Schistosoma haematobium chromosome 2, whole genome shotgun sequence includes:
- the DDX56_1 gene encoding putative ATP-dependent RNA helicase ddx56 (EggNog:ENOG410V8E4~COG:A), which yields MESVDEFHQLNLDQRILKAISDLNWIKPTDIQQVVIPLVFAKKCLIVHAKTGSGKTAAFAIPILNDLLQEKQFALCQSTSVVVLAPTKELCSQVASNIKCLCKYAAKSISSVDISTGHDIDQIKPLILENPDIIIGTPSRLMKVLRSGILSLKDLRCIVVDEADLIFTFGYEAEIRDLRSYLPAKVQAILMSATLDDTSKVIRRYLVKNADWVRVELPDEAFLPGDSQLTQYIISAEDKDKYAILIALFKLRIVRGKTLVFTNSVDRCYK from the exons ATGGAAAGCGTAGATGAGTTTCACCAGCTGAACCTCGACCAGAGAATCTTGAAG GCTATTTCTGATTTGAACTGGATAAAACCTACTGATATACAGCAGGTCGTTATACCGCTGGTTTTCGCCAAAAAGTGTTTGATAGTTCACGCGAAAACAGGATCTGGAAAGACTGCTGCATTTGCGATTCCGATTCTAAATGACCTTTTGCAGGAGAAACAG TTTGCTTTGTGCCAATCCACTTCAGTCGTTGTTCTTGCTCCAACAAAAGAGTTATGTTCGCAAGTTGCCAGTAATATCAAATGCCTTTGTAAATATGCTGCGAAGAGTATTTCATCGGTTGACATATCGACTGGTCATGACATTGATCAAATAAA GCCTCTCATATTAGAGAACCCTGATATAATTATCGGAACACCGTCTAGACTAATGAAAGTCTTACGTTCAGGCATCCTATCACTGAAGGACCTGCGGTGCATCGTCGTAGACGAGGCTGACCTTATATTTACATTTGGTTATGAAGCTGAGATACGTGATCTGAGATCTTATCTTCCTGCGAAGGTTCAA GCCATTTTGATGTCTGCTACTCTGGATGACACATCTAAAGTCATAAGACGGTATTTGGTGAAAAATGCTGACTGGGTTCGTGTAGAGTTACCCGATGAAGCTTTTTTACCAGGAGACAGCCAACTAACACAATATATTATCAG TGCTGAAGACAAGGACAAATATGCCATTTTAATTGCTTTATTCAAATTGAGGATAGTTCGTGGAAAAACACTGGTTTTCACTAACTCTGTTGACCGATGTTACAAGTaa